In the Telopea speciosissima isolate NSW1024214 ecotype Mountain lineage chromosome 2, Tspe_v1, whole genome shotgun sequence genome, one interval contains:
- the LOC122650448 gene encoding trihelix transcription factor GT-3a-like encodes MISSLPLQVQPSTSEMQSTSVSLKKDDRVPQWSHQETKDFIAIRAELERDFTITKRNKTLWESVAVKMKKRCYRRSPNQCKCKWKNLVNRCKGKETSDPDNGQQCPFFEELHAVFVEREKNMQRLLESEVGNVQAKKKVKKLSGGDRSSDDFSEDDEEDEDESEDE; translated from the exons ATGATCTCATCTTTGCCGCTGCAAGTGCAACCATCCACCAGCGAGATGCAATCGACGAGCGTTTCACTCAAGAAGGACGATAGAGTTCCTCAGTGGAGCCATCAAGAGACGAAAGATTTTATCGCGATCAGAGCCGAATTAGAGAGGGATTTCACTATTACGAAGCGAAACAAGACGCTGTGGGAGAGCGTTGCagtaaagatgaagaagagatgcTATAGAAGAAGCCCTAATCAGTGCAAGTGCAAGTGGAAGAATCTCGTTAATCGATGCAAG GGGAAAGAGACATCTGATCCAGACAATGGACAGCAATGTCCGTTCTTTGAGGAGCTACATGCGGTTTTCgttgaaagggagaagaatatGCAGAGATTATTGGAATCAGAGGTTGGGAATGTGCAGgcgaagaagaaggtgaagaagcTGAGTGGGGGAGATCGATCTTCTGATGATTTCTCAGAGGAcgatgaagaggatgaagatgaaAGCGAAGATGAGTGA